DNA from Symphalangus syndactylus isolate Jambi chromosome 22, NHGRI_mSymSyn1-v2.1_pri, whole genome shotgun sequence:
TGCTGGGACCTTTCAGAATCCAGAGGTCAGCTGAGGCTGGGTGATGTCTGGAATTGAGACCAGGGGTTCTGGAGGGGCAGAGTGAAAAGGATGCCACTTTTCCTGTGTCCCTCCTGGCTTCGTTATGCTTTTAAATCTCCAGAGCAGCACTGGCCAGCTGGAAGAAAGCTGGGAGCAAGGGGGAGCCATATGTTCCACATGCCCACTGCAGGTCCCATCCCTGGGCCCCAAAGTAAAGGCGGCACCAGACAGCCAACGGTATGGCAAGAAGAGGGGAATCTTTATTTCGGTTTAAAAAAAAGGTACAGGATAGCAGACAAGCAGCCCCCAGCCATGGGCTCAGCTGATTTTTCTTGGCCCAGCTCTTTCCTTTAGTCCCCTGAAGTGTATGGGGCTGTGCACGGCTAGCTTGGTCCCTCAGTGCCTAGAGCAAAGGAGGCACGCACCCTCCCTACATCCTACCTACCCtggtggagggttgggggtgggaggtggacaGGCCGTGGGAACAGTATCAAGCCAGTTGTGCTTAGAACAGTCACCAAACTTGTTCAGCAGCGTCATCCACCATCAACACCCCAGACAGCTCCTGAGGAAACCTGCTGGGCTTGACTATGGCTATGCCTGATCTGAGGGGGTGGAGGGGCAGGCGTAAGGCCAGATTCCTAGAGTCTTGACACCTCACAAATCCGGGGAAGGGGAAGTCagtggaggagagagggagcGTATCAGCATAGAGTCATATTATTGTGCTGATGGCTGCGTTATGGCTTACTACACTCTGGCCAGTATGGAGCGGGAATGGGGCAAAGAGGCCAGCCCCTGCCCCCTATGGGGGCCCTAGAGAGCACACAGGCCGGGCAGGCTTGGGGGCAGACCCTGTAGGCACAGATGGTGGCAGATGGGCCACAGGTTAGGCAGGTGGAGGTGCCGGGTACCTGGCTCCCCCCAGGCCATTCCTGGAGAGGCAGAGAGCAGCGGTCCTCAGGAGGTCCTTAAGCCCCCGCACACACTGGAGATCCCCGGCAGGACAgcaaagaaggagaagagagagggttAGCCAGACTGGGAGGAGGGAGGCGGCCTGCAGGGGCCCCAGTGGTGGGGAGAGGTGCTGCCACAGCACCTGCCTCTCCCCGAGAGAAGGGCCAAGGCTCAGGCAGCAGGCAACGAAGCAGGAGAGAAAACGGGTGGGTGAAAGAAAGCTCAGCGGGGACAGAAAGCCAGGACACAAGAGTGTTAGTGACCGGTGGCCCCTGCATACCAGGACCCCACCTGCACAGACCCAAACACCTCAGGGCAGGTTCGCCATCCTCTCCCCAGCCTCACCCTCCACCTCCTCTTCCAGCTGGAGAGCTGCTCTGCACGAAGCTACTTCCTCAGTCCACAATGGGGCTGGGCTCTTAGCCTTGCCCTATATCCCGATCCTTCTGCTTAGGGGGGAATCCCTGGAGACGCTACCACCACTAGCACACGCACCGCACCACACACCAGACAGATGGACGAGCTCCATGGGGTTGGCGAGGCATGCAATGAGGATGAGATGGTGTGTGAGGGGAGTGGGCAGTGCTGGCCGACATGGGAGAAACGGTCTTACCAGCTAACCCTCTGCAAAGAGGCCTGTTAGCTCCCCTCAGGCTGTGCAGGAGATGGCAAAATCCTGACAGGTGTCCTCCTGAGGGAGATACCAGAGAGGTGGGCCAGTGTTATGAGTTGCCTGGCTGGgccctgctgcccaggttggaggtgGTGGCCAGGGAAGCTCCAGCTCTCAAACTGGAATCTACCGTCTCAAACGTTTTCTTAGCTGAGCACTCACTGGGGATCGGAGTGGAAAGGCAGTAGGGAAGAAGAATTTGGGGGTCTCCAAGCCCCTGAGGCAGGGGAAGGTGGAGGGGACAAAGTGGGGACAGGATGGCCTCTTTTCACGTGCCCATGGGGGCTCAGCCGCAGCCCTCTCTGCTGTGCCTCCAGCGGACAGAGCTCCAGCCAGGTGAGGGAAAATGTAGCCAGATCACTGGGCTATCTGCCTTCTCACAGTCTCCCCAGGAAAGAACCAAATTTGTCTGAAAGAACAGAGGGCTGCCAGCTGGGGCCTCagcaaaggaaaagcaaacaaaaaccaaaccaaagcaaATCAACTCTTATAAACTAAAGTTTTATTACAAGCAGGAACAAAGAATACTGGCTTAAATAAAAGGTAGGTGGGAGCCCCCTCCTCTAGCCAGCTTCTTCCTCACCTCCCAGGGCCACTGCAGTGATGGCCCAGGGCCCTGAGGCTGGGATGAAGCTGTTTCTCCCAGAGGGGACCCTCTGTGGCTGCCATTCCCAGCTGTCTGTGACCACTAGCCTCTGGAGTGAGAAGGGCAAGATCTGGGGACTTCCTGTGTCACTTTCCAAGGGCTTCAGCCCACTTGAAGGGCCAAGGAGGGGGATGGTGGGACAATATCTATTTTGATAAGAAACTACAGCTCCCAGCAGAGGAGAAACATCCTCTGAGTTTCCGGCCCAGACTCAGGCCAACCTTCACTTGCCTCTTGGCCCACCCTGCACCGTCCTTCCTTTTCTCTGGATGGAGGTCCCCGTTTGGCAGAAACACCTTGTCTTCCAGCTCCTGGCACTGGGTCCCATATTCAGAGCTCAGAGGAGGGGGTGTGGCTTGTAGGATGGCAGCCGCTCCCCAGAGCCATCACCCcacccaccacgcccaggctcAGCCTGTCTGGGCAGGTCCCAGCTGAAAGCCTCAcctgggggctggggggtggggctgggggtggagtggCAGAGTCCCTGGACACTGGCTGTCTGAAGTCCATAGAAGAAGGAAAGACAGGAGGCTGGGCTGAGCCCCAGTGGGAGCCCAGGGTTTTCTCGTGACCAATGCACGTGCCCCCTGTCCCCTTGGCTCAGAGGGCTTCTGACACTCAAAGGGGATGGGGCAGGGGGCAGCCCAGGGGATATGGGAGCCAGCCACATTCATACAgggcacacatgaacacacacgcacaggcacacacactttCACTCATTCCAGCCAGAAGGTCTCTTGGAATAAACTTATTAAAACCAACCAGCCTTCTGATAACCCTTCACCTGGCACTACACAGACAGTAATGTGGCTGACTTTTTCTCCTTCCATTTAAAAAAGACTATGTAGAAAAGAGGTCTATAAAATTGTGCAAAATACCCAGCATTAATAAACCCGTTTCAAGTATTGCCAGCACAGGCATAACCCACCCATGCCCGGACCTGGCTTGGGAGAGAGGTGAAGGGGCAGGCTGGGATCCCTTAAAGAGCTCTCCGTGGGCAGGAGAAGGACCAGGCTCCTCCTtccactgtgctgcccaggaACTGCACAGGAGCTGAGGCTGTGGGTGCCTGGCTGCCTGATTTACCTTCGTCTGATACAGGCTGCCCCCACCCATCACCAACCCTGCCTTCTCTACTGGAGCCCTAACTCAATCCTGTTAGCCAACTCCATAAAAAAGGGGGGAAAACCCCACCAAAAATCCCACAGAAGAAAGAGCAATTATCACCGAGAATGAAGGAGCTCACAGACCAAAGCAGCCCCTGGAGGCTTCCTCTCCACAGCCCACTGCCCAGAGCTGGCCACTCCTCAGTCCTGCTTCACCCTGAGGACCCTGGCTCAGCAAGGCCCAAGCAGTTCCCCCACCTGGGAGGCCTCACGCTCAGTTCACAGCCTCACTCACACAGGGCTCGCCCGGCACAGGCGAGGACTTGGTGTGGTCCCCTGGGTAGCCTCcagaggttctggtttctcctggcacTGATCAGCTGGGGGTACCTAGggcccaaggctgtgggaaccTGGGTTTTGGGAGCACAGGGCACAGCCACGGAACAGTTCAGAGAAAGCCACGCAGGGtgggaaataaatatgaaaagactTGAGTCTTTGGCAGTTCTGCCTCCCTTGGATGGAATGGGGAGGGTCCCGGCAGGTGAGTGCGGAGGGGCAGACAGGCCAGCAGGTGGCAAGTACTGAGCTGTGGTCAGGGGTGGCCTCCTACCATGCTGGCGTCAGGCTTGGCTCTGCAGGCTGGCTCATCGCTTTTGATGGGTGAGGGCAACACGGTGTCGGACTGCACAAATCCCCTCCGGTCAATCAGGCTTCCAAAACACAAGGCGGACACATGAGGGCTCTGCCCAACACTGAGGCTCCAGGCCAGGGGTTGGATGGCAGAGTCTGTCTCAGCCAAGGAAAGGCCCAGGCCGAGAAAGGCTGAGGAAAGGAGAGCTGCTCCCCATCTGGGGGCCCAAGACCCTTACCTCTGGCAggcctctctctgccctctgGCCACCTGGCTTTTGGCCACAGAATTTATTCACTATTAATTCCAGCTGGCCCACCTGTCTGGCTGCCAAGAAGCCAGGCTGCAGGTGAGGGAGGAAAGCAAGGATGAATAGGTATTTGGTGACTATGAGATTCCTGTGTTCCTTTCCCCTCTAGGCAGGCTGGGTGACAGGAATACTGGGTGGGGTAGGGGACATCACTGTGTGGGAATGACTTGTCTTGGCAGTGCCCACAGCAATTTAATCCCCGTTCTGGAGCTCTGGTGCCCCCTGGTGTCAGGATGAACAGGGAGCGTCCCAGCAGGGCTGAGTCCCCAGGGTTCCTACTGCCAGCAGAGGATGGAGTCGCCACCCAGTCCCGGCAGTGGGCAACCGGAAGGGCAGTGTCATTCAAGCATGGCCGAAACAGTCATGGTGGTTATCCCCAGGGAGCAGAATTACAGTCATATCCAGTGCTCTTCTGTTTTACGTtttgtacttaattttttttttctacaatgaGCATGTGATTAAGTAACAATTCTCCATGGAATTCCTACACATGACAAATGCCCTCCAGGGGGGTGGTGGATGGAGGGCATCGAGGGTGTAGGGGGAGGTCGGCTGATATCCAGGAACACTTTGATCACTGGCCAGGCATGGCCATTACCCCTCTTCTGCACCCCGCTCACTTACCTGGGAGGTAGGGGGCCACAGAGCACAGCGCAGCAGTTGGTGATAATACTTTTATGGCTGTAGGGGTTGACAGAGGCCTCACCGCCCCTCTTGCTGGACCACGAGCCTTTGATCTGCAAGCAGGAAGGAGGCCTGGGTCAAGTACCTCCTTTTGCTTCACTTTTCTAGGAGGGAGGTCTAGAGGCTGGGGACAACTGGCCAATTCCGAAACCAATTCTGGTTACAGATGGCAACATGTCTTTAATGTGGGCCATTCAATGAGGATGTGGGGGACCCCTGGCAGAGATCAGGAGGCCCCAAAGAGGAGATGACAGAGCAGAGCCCAAGAGAAGCATCCAGAGGAAACGTTTCGGACGACTCCGTCCTCCAGCCAGCCACTTCTGAAGGAGGGTAGTGCAGGGGCACAGGGTGAGGGCTGACCTGCCTGTGAGCCCCGGCCCTGCTACTCACTGGCTACATTACCTGGACAGATCACCACTTCGCTGAGCCTGAGTCCTCATTTggaaaatagggaaaataataCTAATTCTCAGATGGCATTGCTAGAGCATTAGATTAATTCTTGCCAGATTCTCTAGCTCTGTGAAGCCAGCTATGGAAGGCACTGGAGAGTTTAGCAATAAAGAACACCTTGACTTTAACCTAGAGTTTTCTACACTTATTTGGCCACACACTCCTTTCTCTTTAACCTCTGGTAATGTGCTGTGAAACTGGCACCCAAGAAGCTACCGCGGGAGATGCTGGTTGATGGCATTTCTGTTCTCACCGATCACCAAGCACACAACGCCCTGTCATGTGTGTTAAGTTTTGTTTCCCTGAATGAGAGGAGGAGGTCTGGGAATGTATTTCCTGCTGGAGGATGGGTTGCTGGTAAGTATCAGATGGTGGGCCCTGAAACAGATGCTCTCATTTTAGTGTttggaggatggggaggggaagTCAGGTCAGGCCTAGGACTGGGCACATTAAACATGCTTGTTGGTGGCAGTCTGTAGGGTGGCAGGTAGGGAAGGTCAATGGAGCCCACTGGCCTGTGCCCTGTCTCCCCCAGGCGTGCATATTGAGAGGGGCAGCCAGGACAGGCCAGTGACACCTTGAGAACAGTCACGGCTTTGCTGCTGACAGGGGCAGTGTGGAAAAGGGAGCGCATACTTGTGACTGGGCACCAATCTTGGCTCTGTCccctcccagctgtgtgacctctcaGACATGGGACATGTCTCAGTCATCGAATGGGGGAAGAAACATCCCTGTCCTTTCTGCCTCAGGCTTGGCAAAAGGACCCAAAGAGATGACGGGAACTGAAAGAATTCTGTAAGCAGTCATGTGCCAGCCAAACATCATGCGTGCTGTGGTGTGAGTACTGCCTCCTGCAGGGCTGTGGAGAAAAGCAACCTGGGACCTTGGGAGCCTGCACTGAGAGAATGAAGCATGTGGAGGTCTCAGAAGCCTGCATCGGACCCACCAGGGCCAAGCTGAGATGACTGGGAGGCATCTGGCTGCTTGAAAGGCGTTTTCCCAGCAGTCTGTGAGTCAGGACTGTGCTTGGCTGCCCCAGGCTCCCTCAGCCCTGCCTCCTCCTGAGGGCGCTGCCCTAGAATGAGGGGTGGCTCCAGGTTTACTCACGTCTTCATTAGTAGTCAGGTTGGAGGCGACGAGGTACGTGTGAAACCCTGAGAGGCCCAGAATGGACCAGATGGAGAAGAAGCAGATCACCAACTCCAGCACGGTGAGGGCAGTTAAGGACCTAAATGGGTAGAGGGTGGGGAGCCTCCCAGCCACACCTGGCCCGTCTCACCTATCCTTCCATGGAGCTGTTTCCCCAGAGAGCTGAGAAGTTTTGGAACCTTCCTGTGGCCCAGTCCCCACTTCTTAGCAGGATCACCTCCTGGGCCCCTCGGAAGGGTGAGGACCCCACTCGAGAGCCAGACAAGGTCAGGGTGACGGATGGCAGAGAGCCTTGGGCATGACACGGCCCAGGGAGCTTGGCATCTTAAGGGACATACTCTTTTCCAGGCCCCTGAAGACGGGGAACCCCCGGCCCCACAATGCCCCATTTAGTATCAGCTCTTGCCTGGGTGTGAACAGACTTGCTGGCATGTTGGATTCTAGAGGACACATGTGAGCTGTACGCTGTTCCTCTCTGATTAGAGGATGAGGCATGGGACCCACCCAGTGAAGGGACCTCAGTTCCCACTGGAGAGTCCTCTAGCTGACAAAGGATATCTTGCTGGTGTCTCCTTCAGAGTGGAGAGGAAGTTGCTTCCCTGAGCGCCTGGGGAGAAAGAAACAGGAGAGGACAAGCTCAGAGGGACAGTGACTGCTGAAGCTTGCTGACCCTTGAGCTTGCTGGCTGACCCCTTCCACTCCCCACTGCCCTCACCCACAACTCACGCAACGTCAGGTGGGTGACCACGCAGGCGAAGATGAAGGCCGTCAGGAATGAGAGGGAGAGAATAAACGCGTAGAAGAAGCGATAGTTCCGTCTCCCCACACAGTTGCCCACCCAGGGGCAGTGATGGTCAAATCGTTCTGGACAAGGGTGAGGGGCGATGGGTTAGTGGGGCGGGCCTGCAGCCAGCACAGGCATTTGGCGGCCTCACCCATGGCTGGGGCTTTCCTACCCCGTTCACTCTCGCAGCACCACTGGCTCCCAGGCCTCGGACACACCTGCCTCTGGTCCTTTGTGTACCAGTTCCCACTGCCTGATACACTCTCTCTTGTCTACTTGGTTAACTGGAACTTCTCCTTCATGTCTCAGCTGCAAAGCCACCTCCTTAAGAAAGTCTCTTCCAATCTCAGACTAGGTGAGGGGGCCCCTGTTATCTGCCCCATCACTTCTCTTTTGTCTCACTTTGCCCATGTGTGTTTTTATGCTTATTTATAATTACTGGATTGGCCAATCAGCCCTACTTGACTGTAAGCTCCATGGACGAGGGGGGCTGTGCTGGTCTCACACCATGCTGACTCCCCAGGATCCGGAGCAGTGCCGGCACAAAGACTCACAAAGTGCTCGTCACCTGGTCTACCATCCCAACCACATGCTAACAGTCAACAACCCGTCTCCTGCTCTAGGACTAGTGGCCCAGGGAGGGGCTGAGCTGCAATGTGGTTCACAGCCAGCATCACAGGCCAGGTCAAAGGGCTGAGCTCATCTGCACACTGTCCCCGGGGGTGGAGGCACACCCAGACTGGTAAAGAAAGTCCTTGTGGGAATGTGGGTCACAAGCCCGTTGCAGGCCTCATGCCAAGGTCAGCGCCCTTTGCAGGGGGTGGGCGGGGCAGCTCCTTGGGGATGAATGGTGCCCACTGAGTCACCCCCTTCGCTGCATGCCGTCATGGGGTGTTCCCTGCTGTTCTCTTGCTCAGGGAGTACTGAGCTGGCATGATGAGCTCACTGCCCTGGGAACTGTGCACAGTCACTGTGGCTCAGCTCACCAGGGCCCTCTCATGCAGCGTTTCCCTTACAACACCCTCCCAGGGGACCACCCTTGGTGCCCATCAGAACTACACAGCCTCTGGAGAGCAGGGAGAGGGGACAAAACAACCACTGCAGGCAGCTGTAGGGTCAAGAGCCATTTCCAGTAGTGACATCCTCTGCACCTCATCAGCTTAAACGCCTCTGTTCCTAGATGCTTATCCCTCTCAACCCTGGGAATCAGATCAAAGTTTTTCAGTACAGCCGGCCCTGGGCCACTGAACAGTAAATCATTCTTTCTGGCCCAAACACATCTGGAATGTTATTGTTCCAGTCTGTTTCCTGGGAGGCTGGACCTCTTGAGGACCGGGCTGAAGTTTGGGAGAAGGGTTCAAAGCCTGTCTGTCTGCCCCACACCTCAGAGCTGGGGGAAGGAATCCACCAATCCTGAGATGAAGCCAAAACACTCCTGGTTACGCTGAGGGCCCCTCCCCTGGGCCCTACTGAGTCAGGGCAAATCTGGGTGAAGCAGAccccctgcccagccctgggcaTTTCAGACCCTGCCCACGCCATCCCCATGCGTGACGCCCCCCATCCCCAGGACTCAGTCTCTCTCAGGAATCCCTGCATCCCTCCCTGCTGCCTCCTACTCACCCACACAGTTGTCACACACACTGCAGTGTGAGGTTCGGGGTGGCCGGAACATCTTGCAGGTGAAGCAGTACTTCAGCTTCACCATCTGCCCGTTGATCAGCACCTCCCGGGTCCGAGGGGGCGGCCGGTATGTAGAACTGCCTGTGTTGtctgagggaaggagagaaagatggGGAATGTCCAAGGCAGCCCAGGGCCCGGATCCCCAGCAGGGGGAAAGCTACTGCTGCCTGGCCAGTCCAGGAGAAGCCTCAGGGTGACAGGTTCCCAGGAACAAACATTGGAGTAAAATGTCTGGCCTAAGGCAGGGACAAATATTAGGAACTACCACCATGTACTGAGACTGcctctgtaccaggcactgtgctaaaactACATACTTGTTCATACACCTGCTGGCCTTACCCACTCTAAGAAGGGCTGTCAGAGAAGGAGACTCCCAGAAAGCTTAGtgaggctttttttttgagacagagtctcactctgtcgcccaggttggagtacagtggcgtgatctcagctcactgcaacctccacctcgcaggttcaagtgattgtcatgcctcagcctcccgagtagctgggattataggagtgtgccaccacgcccagctaatttttgtatttttagtggagacagagtttcaccacgttggccaggctggtctcgaactcctgacctcaggtgatctgcccacctcggcttcccaaacagccaggattataggagtgaggcaccgcgcctggccagtgagGTTTATCAGCATCTCATCAAGCCTAGACCTATGTCCCAGTTTACAGGACGTTCAGGAGATGGAGGAACAAAGTGAGTAACACAATGAGGAAAAAGTCAGATCTAGAACATGAGACATCTACAAGACTGCTGGCCTAATCGCTTAACAAAAGTCAGTGTCATTtataaaaagagagaggaggtcgggtgcagtagctcacgcctgaaatcccagcactttgggaggctgaggcatgaggatcacttgagcccagggggtcaaggctgcagtgagtcaagatcacgccactgcactccagcctgggcaacaaagccagaaactgtcttaaaaaaaaaaaaaaaaaaagagagaaagaaaggcagagaagagatgattctaaattaaaagagatttaagaGACATAAACAAATGCAATACATCatggattttattttgaaaaagaaaacaaaacacagcaacAAAAGACCTTTGGAGGGCAACTGTGGAAATCTGACTACAGATTAAAAACTAGGAAACAGGccgaatgcagtggctcatgcctgtagtctcagcaccttgggaggccaagacgggaggactgcttgagcccaggagttcaagactagcctgggcaaataggaagaccctatctctataaaaaataacaaaaattggctgggtatgacggcgtgtgcctatagtcccagctactaaggaggctgaggtgggaggatcatttgagcccaggagttccaggctgcagtgggcttGAGCCaggatcactccattgcactctagccagggtgacagagtaagaccctgtctctaaaaacaaacaaaaattagggaacaattggccaggggtggtggctcacatctgtaactccagcactttgggaggccgaggcgggcggatcatgaggtcaggagatcgagaccatcctggctaacatggtgaaaccccatctctactaaaaatacaaaaaattagccaggtgtggtggcgtgtgcctgtagtcccagctactcgggaggctgaggcaggagaatcacttgaacctgggaggcggagcttgcggtgagccgagatcatgccactgcactccagcctgggcgacaatgggagactccgtctcaaaaaaaaaaataattagggaACAATTAATTTTCTTAGGTATGATAATGGAATTGTGATTATGTAGGAGACtatccttagattttttttttttttttttttttgagacagagtcttgctctgttgcccaggctggggtgcagtggcgtgatctcggctcactgcaagctccgcctcccgggttcacgccattctcctgcctcagcctctccgagtagctgggactacaggcgcccgccaccacgcccggctaattttttgtatttttagtagagacggggtttcaccatggtcttgatctcctgacctcgtgatccgcccgcctctgcctcccaaaatgctgg
Protein-coding regions in this window:
- the ZDHHC18 gene encoding palmitoyltransferase ZDHHC18 isoform X1, producing the protein MKDCEYQQISPGAAPLPASPGARRPGPAAPPTPSPGPAPPAAPAPPRWSSSGSGSGSLGRRPRRKWEVFPGRNRFYCGGRLMLAGHGGVFALTLLLILTTTGLFFVFDCPYLARKLTLAIPIIAAILFFFVMSCLLQTSFTDPGILPRATVCEAAALEKQIDNTGSSTYRPPPRTREVLINGQMVKLKYCFTCKMFRPPRTSHCSVCDNCVERFDHHCPWVGNCVGRRNYRFFYAFILSLSFLTAFIFACVVTHLTLRAQGSNFLSTLKETPASVLELVICFFSIWSILGLSGFHTYLVASNLTTNEDIKGSWSSKRGGEASVNPYSHKSIITNCCAVLCGPLPPSLIDRRGFVQSDTVLPSPIKSDEPACRAKPDASMCVRGLKDLLRTAALCLSRNGLGGARYPAPPPA
- the ZDHHC18 gene encoding palmitoyltransferase ZDHHC18 isoform X2, whose protein sequence is MKDCEYQQISPGAAPLPASPGARRPGPAAPPTPSPGPAPPAAPAPPRWSSSGSGSGSLGRRPRRKWEVFPGRNRFYCGGRLMLAGHGGVFALTLLLILTTTGLFFVFDCPYLARKLTLAIPIIAAILFFFVMSCLLQTSFTDPGILPRATVCEAAALEKQIDNTGSSTYRPPPRTREVLINGQMVKLKYCFTCKMFRPPRTSHCSVCDNCVERFDHHCPWVGNCVGRRNYRFFYAFILSLSFLTAFIFACVVTHLTLRAQGSNFLSTLKETPASVLELVICFFSIWSILGLSGFHTYLVASNLTTNEDIKGSWSSKRGGEASVNPYSHKSIITNCCAVLCGPLPPSLIDRRGFVQSDTVLPSPIKSDEPACRAKPDASMEDTCQDFAISCTA
- the ZDHHC18 gene encoding palmitoyltransferase ZDHHC18 isoform X3, which encodes MKDCEYQQISPGAAPLPASPGARRPGPAAPPTPSPGPAPPAAPAPPRWSSSGSGSGSLGRRPRRKWEVFPGRNRFYCGGRLMLAGHGGVFALTLLLILTTTGLFFVFDCPYLARKLTLAIPIIAAILFFFVMSCLLQTSFTDPGILPRATVCEAAALEKQIDNTGSSTYRPPPRTREVLINGQMVKLKYCFTCKMFRPPRTSHCSVCDNCVERFDHHCPWVGNCVGRRNYRFFYAFILSLSFLTAFIFACVVTHLTLRAQGSNFLSTLKETPASVLELVICFFSIWSILGLSGFHTYLVASNLTTNEDIKGSWSSKRGGEASVNPYSHKSIITNCCAVLCGPLPPSLIDRRGFVQSDTVLPSPIKSDEPACRAKPDASMVGGHP